The following are encoded in a window of Brevibacillus sp. DP1.3A genomic DNA:
- a CDS encoding helical backbone metal receptor yields MKHAGWKTGMIALLLTGVVGCSNSASPEAATQQAATSSQSDSSTSSQQAVHTISVDEKKVEELLTQFKTQPPTKVVTVSVAITEILNELGVTPVGVPTTSSKLPASLDTVPRIGTSHQPDLEQVAKLQPDVILGPTSIQASIDKKFKPAALSTAYLPVDSIDELKLSTVVLGRLFKQEEKATAFLQSIMEKEKTIIDATKGKPAPKVLFLFGSAEALMVMNENTFVGSLARNLGASNVASDVLKQTETYVPLNMESIVAANPDVILLVAHGDPSAVTKKFEEDVKKNGAWEKLSAFKNGKMKALDYSTFGIASLVKVPAAYEELVNILYTE; encoded by the coding sequence TTGAAACATGCAGGATGGAAAACCGGGATGATTGCTTTGCTATTGACAGGTGTAGTTGGATGCAGCAATTCCGCGTCCCCCGAAGCTGCCACACAACAAGCAGCTACCAGCTCACAGTCGGACTCGTCGACATCAAGCCAACAAGCCGTTCATACAATCAGCGTAGATGAAAAGAAGGTAGAAGAGCTACTCACCCAATTCAAAACCCAGCCACCTACAAAAGTCGTGACCGTTTCCGTAGCGATTACCGAGATACTGAACGAACTGGGTGTCACTCCCGTAGGCGTACCGACGACAAGCAGCAAGCTGCCAGCCTCCCTCGACACTGTTCCGCGTATCGGCACTTCTCACCAGCCTGATTTGGAGCAGGTCGCGAAGCTTCAGCCTGACGTCATTCTCGGCCCTACCTCCATCCAAGCGAGCATCGATAAAAAATTCAAGCCCGCCGCGCTGTCTACCGCGTACTTGCCTGTAGACTCAATCGACGAGCTCAAACTGTCTACCGTCGTACTCGGACGCCTGTTCAAGCAGGAAGAGAAAGCAACAGCCTTTCTCCAATCCATCATGGAAAAAGAAAAAACCATCATAGACGCAACCAAAGGGAAACCCGCTCCCAAAGTATTGTTCTTGTTCGGTTCAGCCGAAGCCCTTATGGTCATGAATGAAAATACATTTGTCGGAAGCCTCGCCCGCAATCTCGGCGCATCCAACGTCGCTTCCGATGTCCTGAAACAAACCGAGACATACGTGCCGCTCAACATGGAATCGATCGTAGCTGCCAATCCCGATGTTATTTTACTGGTAGCGCATGGCGATCCGAGTGCAGTGACCAAAAAGTTCGAAGAAGACGTGAAGAAAAACGGCGCATGGGAAAAACTGAGCGCATTCAAAAATGGCAAAATGAAAGCACTCGACTACAGCACATTCGGGATCGCCTCTCTAGTAAAAGTCCCGGCTGCCTACGAGGAGCTCGTAAACATCCTGTATACCGAATAA
- a CDS encoding iron ABC transporter permease: MTQNIPNRKAALLVTACVMLVVAVLLSIGLGSVRLTLAETIETILGHGDAASQTILWDIRIPRVFLALLIGANLAASGALLQAVMQNPLADPGLTGVSSGAAVTVLFIMLVMPDYSYLIPLAAIIGGGVAAGMVYSMAWKKQGGLTPVRIILSGVAVNAVFGGAIGLLSILYSDKLPGALQWMNGSLSGKGMGDVMVMLPYSIVGWIAALLSIRQANILRLGEQVAHNLGQNLHRLRLSLSIIAVYLAAVSVSTVGLVGFIGLVVPHMARMLVGSDYRLGLPFSLVLGSLVLLVADSFGRTVFAPLEIPAGIVMAIVGGPYFLYLMRKGGM, translated from the coding sequence GTGACCCAGAACATTCCGAACAGGAAAGCAGCTCTCTTGGTGACAGCTTGTGTCATGCTCGTTGTAGCTGTACTGCTCTCCATTGGTCTGGGGAGCGTGCGCCTCACGCTTGCCGAAACAATAGAAACCATACTTGGACACGGCGATGCCGCCAGCCAAACCATCCTGTGGGATATCCGGATTCCGCGTGTGTTTCTCGCACTATTGATTGGGGCCAATCTCGCTGCATCGGGTGCCCTCCTGCAAGCAGTCATGCAAAATCCGCTTGCCGATCCAGGCTTGACGGGCGTATCCAGCGGAGCAGCCGTTACGGTGTTGTTCATCATGCTGGTCATGCCCGACTATTCTTACTTGATACCCCTAGCTGCCATCATTGGTGGCGGAGTAGCAGCAGGCATGGTCTACTCCATGGCTTGGAAAAAACAGGGCGGATTAACACCTGTGCGCATCATATTATCGGGGGTTGCCGTCAATGCTGTATTCGGTGGAGCAATCGGGTTATTGTCCATCCTGTACAGTGACAAGCTACCGGGTGCGCTACAATGGATGAATGGCAGTCTGTCCGGAAAAGGCATGGGCGATGTCATGGTGATGCTTCCCTACTCGATCGTCGGGTGGATCGCAGCGCTATTATCGATCCGGCAGGCAAACATATTACGCCTAGGAGAACAAGTCGCTCACAATTTAGGGCAGAACTTGCATCGCTTGCGCCTCTCTCTTTCTATCATCGCGGTCTACCTAGCAGCAGTTTCGGTATCGACTGTCGGCCTTGTTGGGTTTATCGGACTAGTCGTACCGCACATGGCTCGCATGCTCGTCGGCTCTGATTACCGTCTGGGCTTGCCGTTTAGCCTCGTGCTTGGCTCTCTTGTCTTGCTTGTTGCCGATTCGTTTGGTCGAACTGTATTCGCTCCTTTGGAGATTCCTGCCGGGATTGTGATGGCAATCGTGGGTGGACCTTATTTCCTTTACTTGATGCGAAAAGGGGGCATGTGA
- a CDS encoding ABC transporter ATP-binding protein, producing MLQVQSLNISYGPKTIVHDFSLDIQEGEVVSIIGPNGSGKSSILKAISRLIPCESGRVCIADQELNSLSMKQISRIMCMLCQSNTCPSDVTVGELVGYGRVPHKKWFERLSGEDYEIVTWALEQTGMLSYKDRYLVSLSGGEAQRAWIAMALAQRPKILLLDEPTTYLDIAHQLDVLELVRKLNQDLKLTVVMVLHDLNHASAYSDKICVIKDGSLRVFGKPQDVLTMELIRSVYGVETEIQYTPDCSSPRIHILKKAN from the coding sequence ATGTTACAAGTGCAATCGTTGAACATCAGCTACGGTCCGAAGACCATCGTCCATGACTTTTCCCTCGATATCCAAGAAGGAGAGGTTGTTTCGATCATTGGTCCAAACGGTTCAGGAAAATCATCGATTCTCAAAGCAATTTCACGGCTGATTCCTTGTGAAAGTGGCCGTGTCTGTATTGCGGATCAAGAATTAAACAGCCTGAGTATGAAGCAAATCTCTCGCATCATGTGCATGCTTTGCCAATCCAACACGTGCCCGTCAGACGTAACGGTAGGAGAGCTGGTCGGATACGGTCGCGTTCCCCATAAAAAATGGTTTGAGCGCCTGAGTGGCGAAGACTACGAGATCGTCACGTGGGCTTTGGAACAAACCGGTATGCTCAGCTACAAGGACCGCTACCTCGTCTCTCTGTCTGGCGGGGAAGCACAGCGTGCATGGATCGCGATGGCTTTGGCTCAACGACCGAAAATCTTGTTGCTCGATGAGCCAACTACCTATTTGGACATCGCCCATCAACTGGATGTGCTTGAACTCGTTCGCAAGCTCAATCAGGATTTGAAGCTGACGGTTGTCATGGTGCTGCATGATTTGAATCACGCCAGCGCCTACAGCGATAAAATTTGTGTGATCAAAGATGGAAGCCTGCGTGTTTTTGGAAAACCTCAAGATGTGCTTACGATGGAGCTGATTCGCAGCGTGTACGGCGTCGAAACCGAGATTCAGTACACGCCAGACTGCTCTAGCCCCAGGATTCACATACTGAAAAAAGCAAACTAA
- a CDS encoding HugZ family protein has translation MKAMDKEAMKTQYQSFAADMKTLMLSTVDEHGKPFLSYAPFVKYDGKFYIYISKIANHYRYMEENPAVDAMLIEDESKATNLFARQRARFVCSALNLGNAGYDEIFELFAQSFGKNMMDMLRGLDFSLFELTPSEGRYVAGFGQAYDIDLTADKFVHVNRDGHTSKK, from the coding sequence ATGAAAGCGATGGATAAGGAAGCGATGAAGACCCAGTACCAATCGTTTGCTGCGGACATGAAGACACTCATGTTAAGCACGGTCGACGAGCATGGAAAACCGTTTCTCTCCTACGCCCCGTTCGTCAAATACGATGGAAAGTTCTACATCTACATTAGTAAAATTGCGAATCACTATCGCTACATGGAAGAAAATCCTGCAGTCGATGCCATGCTCATTGAAGACGAGTCGAAAGCCACCAATCTGTTTGCTCGCCAACGCGCTCGCTTCGTGTGTTCTGCCCTGAATTTGGGTAATGCCGGGTACGATGAGATTTTCGAGCTGTTTGCACAGTCATTCGGAAAAAACATGATGGATATGCTGCGCGGCCTTGATTTTTCCTTGTTCGAATTGACACCATCAGAGGGACGCTATGTAGCTGGGTTCGGTCAGGCTTACGACATTGACCTGACAGCCGATAAATTTGTCCACGTCAACCGAGATGGTCACACATCCAAAAAATAA
- a CDS encoding DinB family protein, which translates to MTYSTALTLWLTIQERFHKTAKSLPEQDLRLSMNAVSIGYMLRHSAEVEYMFAEWFFGRSIPSDVELLTKNGPTGTKVAFTNVQELADFMSASNQHLIDAMRDLPEEAWHKSVETPLGSSTPLEALGRLMYHTGIHAGQISQIQKSFHTKEKELTH; encoded by the coding sequence ATGACCTATTCAACCGCATTGACACTTTGGCTCACCATCCAGGAACGTTTTCACAAGACTGCGAAAAGCTTGCCCGAACAAGATTTACGTTTGAGCATGAATGCAGTCTCCATCGGGTATATGCTGCGCCATAGCGCTGAGGTCGAGTACATGTTTGCCGAATGGTTTTTCGGTCGGAGCATCCCATCTGACGTAGAGCTATTGACGAAAAACGGTCCTACCGGAACCAAAGTTGCCTTTACCAACGTGCAAGAGCTCGCTGATTTCATGTCCGCTTCCAACCAACACTTGATCGATGCGATGCGTGACTTACCAGAGGAAGCTTGGCACAAGTCCGTTGAAACGCCATTGGGGTCTTCTACTCCTTTAGAAGCATTGGGTCGCCTCATGTATCACACGGGTATCCATGCCGGACAAATTTCGCAGATTCAAAAATCATTTCACACCAAAGAAAAAGAACTCACCCACTAA
- a CDS encoding M20 family metallopeptidase has product MTATAVVTLNKAVEEIKDQVIAWRRYLHENPELSFHEEKTAQFVYETLLTFGNLEVSRPTKNSVMARLIGSQPGKVLAMRADMDALPITEENTFEFVSKNPGVMHACGHDGHTSMLLGTAKLLSGMKDQIKGEVRFFFQHAEEVYPGGAEEMVQAGVMDGVDMVIGTHLWSTMEFGTVGICPGPMMAAPDTFWITVLGKGGHAALPHETIDSIAIAAQVVTNLQHVVSRNADPLDNLVLSVTQFVGGTTHNVIPGAVEICGTVRSFDKNLRESVPGLMERVIKGITEAHGAGYKFKYEFGYRPVINDAEVTKLMEEVVEESLGAEWVEHMRPTMGGEDFSAFQQKAPGCFFYVAAGNKEKGITYPHHHPRFTIDEDALEVGVKMFVNAARKIVM; this is encoded by the coding sequence ATGACAGCAACGGCAGTGGTAACGCTTAATAAGGCGGTCGAAGAAATCAAGGATCAGGTAATCGCGTGGAGACGGTATCTGCACGAAAACCCTGAATTATCCTTCCATGAAGAAAAAACAGCACAGTTTGTATACGAGACACTGCTTACCTTTGGCAATCTGGAAGTGTCCAGACCGACGAAAAACAGTGTGATGGCCAGATTGATCGGTTCCCAGCCTGGGAAAGTGCTCGCCATGCGCGCTGACATGGACGCATTGCCGATTACGGAAGAGAATACGTTTGAATTCGTATCGAAAAATCCTGGCGTCATGCATGCGTGCGGACACGACGGACATACTTCCATGCTGCTCGGAACGGCAAAGCTGCTGTCCGGGATGAAGGATCAGATCAAGGGAGAGGTTCGTTTCTTCTTTCAGCACGCGGAGGAAGTATACCCAGGCGGAGCGGAGGAAATGGTACAGGCAGGTGTCATGGACGGCGTAGATATGGTGATTGGTACGCATCTGTGGTCGACGATGGAATTTGGGACAGTGGGTATCTGCCCAGGTCCAATGATGGCTGCACCTGATACGTTCTGGATCACCGTTCTTGGAAAAGGCGGACATGCGGCGCTCCCGCATGAAACGATCGACAGCATCGCGATTGCGGCACAAGTGGTGACCAATCTCCAGCACGTCGTATCCCGCAATGCAGATCCGCTCGATAATCTGGTTCTCTCTGTCACACAATTTGTGGGGGGAACGACACATAACGTCATTCCGGGTGCTGTAGAGATTTGCGGGACAGTCCGCAGCTTTGACAAAAATCTGCGCGAGTCCGTTCCGGGACTCATGGAACGCGTGATCAAAGGCATTACAGAAGCACACGGCGCGGGGTACAAGTTCAAGTACGAATTTGGCTATCGCCCGGTTATCAACGATGCCGAAGTGACGAAATTGATGGAAGAGGTCGTCGAAGAATCACTGGGAGCAGAATGGGTAGAGCATATGCGTCCAACCATGGGTGGTGAGGATTTCTCCGCCTTCCAGCAAAAAGCGCCAGGCTGCTTCTTCTACGTCGCTGCTGGAAACAAAGAAAAAGGCATCACATATCCGCACCACCATCCACGCTTTACAATCGACGAGGATGCGCTCGAAGTCGGCGTAAAAATGTTCGTCAACGCGGCAAGAAAAATCGTGATGTAA
- a CDS encoding Zn-dependent hydrolase, with translation MINSDRLWDRLGQLGNIGKQEAGGITRLSFTPEERAAKDLVTGFMKEAGLTVREDEVGNLIGRKEGKNPAAPVVLVGSHIDSVPNGGDYDGPLGVLAGVEVLQTMQEQAIETEHPIEVIAFTDEEGTRFGYGMIGSRGIAGLIKRDELEQADKNGVTIAEAMRQTGLDPDRTSLAARTPGSVKAYVELHIEQGKVLESRGLSVGIVTGVAGPLWLNFVLEGEAGHAGATPMNLRRDPLASAAQVMLAIEEEAGRTGTSVGTVGRLQAFPGGVNVIPGRVEFSLDLRDVDEAIRDEVEQRIYERAKAICAKRNVTLKVELLQRIAPAVCSDDIQNAVAEACEAEGLEAFRLPSGAGHDCMQLVELCPVGMIFARSKDGISHNPAEFTTKEDCANGAQVLYRTVLSLAK, from the coding sequence ATGATCAATTCGGATCGATTGTGGGATCGATTGGGACAGCTTGGCAACATTGGGAAGCAAGAGGCGGGCGGCATCACGCGGTTGTCTTTTACGCCTGAGGAACGTGCGGCAAAGGATCTCGTCACAGGCTTTATGAAGGAAGCAGGTCTCACCGTTCGCGAAGATGAGGTTGGGAACTTGATTGGGCGAAAAGAAGGGAAAAATCCGGCCGCTCCTGTCGTATTGGTTGGCTCGCATATCGACTCCGTACCAAATGGCGGCGATTATGATGGTCCACTTGGCGTACTGGCTGGTGTAGAAGTTTTACAGACGATGCAGGAACAGGCGATCGAAACAGAGCATCCGATCGAAGTCATCGCGTTCACGGATGAAGAAGGAACGCGTTTTGGTTACGGGATGATCGGCAGTCGCGGTATCGCGGGTCTGATCAAGCGTGACGAGCTGGAACAAGCAGACAAGAATGGGGTCACGATTGCTGAAGCAATGCGGCAAACGGGGCTTGATCCGGACCGCACCAGTCTCGCCGCGAGAACTCCCGGAAGTGTGAAAGCGTATGTGGAGCTACATATCGAGCAAGGCAAGGTACTGGAGAGCCGTGGGCTATCTGTTGGGATCGTGACAGGAGTGGCGGGACCGCTCTGGTTGAATTTCGTGCTAGAGGGAGAAGCCGGTCATGCCGGGGCAACGCCGATGAATTTGCGCCGTGATCCGCTGGCATCCGCCGCTCAAGTGATGCTTGCCATCGAGGAAGAAGCCGGACGGACAGGAACCAGTGTAGGGACGGTTGGAAGGCTGCAAGCTTTCCCAGGCGGGGTGAATGTCATTCCTGGACGAGTCGAGTTTTCACTTGATTTGCGAGATGTGGACGAAGCAATCCGCGATGAAGTGGAACAGCGCATTTACGAACGGGCAAAAGCGATCTGTGCAAAGCGCAATGTGACGTTGAAAGTAGAGCTGCTGCAACGCATAGCTCCTGCTGTATGCTCGGACGATATCCAGAATGCTGTAGCCGAAGCGTGTGAGGCAGAAGGCTTGGAAGCATTTAGACTGCCGAGTGGGGCAGGGCATGATTGCATGCAGCTAGTTGAGCTGTGCCCGGTTGGCATGATTTTCGCTCGATCCAAGGATGGCATTAGCCACAACCCGGCAGAATTCACGACAAAAGAGGATTGTGCGAACGGAGCGCAAGTACTGTACCGCACCGTTTTATCCTTAGCAAAATAG